From the genome of Psychrilyobacter atlanticus DSM 19335, one region includes:
- the tig gene encoding trigger factor, whose amino-acid sequence MNYEVKKLDNSVVEITLKVEGAEVSTAKKDAVKKIAKDAEIPGFRKGHAPESAIESHYEGVIKEEITDAILKSHYEAILKDGQINPVDYIKTTKVDLDGEKFAVTFMVDVFPEIKLGEYKGLEATKEAFEMNDEIVNKEIEMMVSAKANLEDAAEGHKAEINDTLDLAFEGFVDGVAFEGGKSESHMLKLGTKSFIDTFEEQLVGYEKGQEGEIVVTFPTEYNAEHLAGKEATFKVKINAIKVTATPELNEEFAKEAGFESVEDLKTKKTEEIKNREEARVEGEYRQTLLNQVLANTEMTLPLSMVAREIKGRISEMENQLKSQGMNLEMYLQMSGSTMEQLNEQVRPMAIEKIKLDLILDEIAKIEKIELTEEELEAKLVEVASMYKMDADKLKEELTKANNLENFTMNLKVDATMQKTVEFIQAQAK is encoded by the coding sequence ATGAATTATGAAGTAAAAAAATTAGATAACTCAGTAGTTGAAATCACATTAAAGGTAGAAGGTGCAGAAGTATCTACTGCTAAGAAAGACGCTGTAAAAAAAATAGCTAAGGATGCTGAAATTCCAGGATTCAGAAAAGGACATGCACCTGAATCAGCTATCGAATCTCATTATGAAGGTGTAATCAAAGAAGAGATTACTGACGCTATCTTAAAATCTCATTATGAAGCTATCTTAAAGGATGGACAAATCAATCCTGTAGATTACATAAAGACAACTAAAGTAGACTTAGATGGAGAAAAATTTGCTGTTACATTTATGGTAGATGTATTCCCTGAGATCAAATTAGGAGAATATAAAGGATTAGAAGCTACAAAAGAAGCATTCGAAATGAATGATGAAATTGTAAACAAAGAGATCGAAATGATGGTATCTGCTAAGGCTAACTTAGAAGATGCTGCTGAAGGTCACAAAGCTGAAATCAACGACACTTTAGATCTTGCATTTGAAGGATTTGTTGATGGAGTAGCTTTCGAAGGTGGAAAGTCTGAATCACACATGTTAAAATTAGGAACTAAATCTTTCATAGATACATTTGAAGAGCAATTAGTAGGATATGAAAAAGGTCAAGAGGGAGAAATAGTAGTAACTTTCCCAACTGAATATAATGCAGAACACTTAGCTGGAAAGGAAGCAACTTTCAAAGTTAAAATAAACGCAATAAAAGTAACTGCTACACCTGAATTAAATGAAGAATTCGCAAAGGAAGCAGGATTTGAATCTGTAGAAGATTTAAAAACTAAGAAAACTGAAGAGATCAAAAACAGAGAAGAAGCTAGAGTAGAGGGAGAATATAGACAAACTTTATTAAACCAAGTTTTAGCTAACACTGAAATGACTTTACCTTTATCTATGGTAGCTAGAGAGATCAAAGGAAGAATTTCTGAGATGGAAAACCAATTAAAATCTCAAGGAATGAACTTAGAGATGTACTTACAAATGTCAGGATCTACAATGGAGCAATTAAACGAGCAAGTTAGACCTATGGCAATTGAAAAGATCAAATTAGACCTTATCTTAGATGAGATCGCAAAGATCGAAAAGATCGAATTAACTGAAGAAGAGTTAGAAGCTAAATTAGTTGAAGTTGCTTCTATGTACAAGATGGATGCAGACAAGTTAAAGGAAGAATTAACTAAAGCAAACAACTTAGAGAACTTCACAATGAACTTAAAAGTAGATGCTACTATGCAAAAAACTGTTGAATTCATTCAAGCACAAGCTAAATAA
- the recJ gene encoding single-stranded-DNA-specific exonuclease RecJ encodes MYWEYNTYDESQVKDKVEKHNLSTEVVKLLLSRGIDSDDDIQKFLNAGVEDLEDPFDFERMEEVVEKVIRAKDSKSKVFIYGDYDVDGITASVYLTIVFNLIGIETSYYIPNRMDEGYGLNRQAIDYVNERSGKVIITVDTGINSVEDFEYAKSLGIDVIITDHHKIIKDKKEKLLVINPKLSKNYRFKYLSGAGVAFKVACAVYKKLGMDPKALYEHLDIVMIGTIADVMPLTDENRVIVKNGLIALKNTKIKGLRSLLRYLKLSPKDISTTDISFFVSPLLNALGRIGKSRTGADFFLEGNDSELYSIIEDMKKSNNKRRILERKIFNEINDEVEKIEDKDSLKYLFLKSHDWHPGVIGVVASRLSVRYNIPVILISLQNNFGKASCRSVAGINIFNILNNMSDTLIRFGGHDLAAGFIVAKDKLETVEKAIAKGIGESTKKYKKDIIKIDYNYPLEMVDDNFIGELAKISPFGAANPYPLFIDRDLKFVRVKKFGVEDKHFKTFLEKNGKLYSAVGFNLAHKIDEDNYMDKIYEIAYYPEKICYNNNKIIQIKIKDIKIKV; translated from the coding sequence ATGTATTGGGAATATAATACATATGATGAGTCCCAGGTGAAAGACAAAGTTGAGAAGCATAATTTATCCACAGAAGTGGTAAAACTCCTGCTATCACGGGGGATTGATTCCGATGACGATATCCAGAAATTTTTAAATGCAGGTGTAGAAGATCTAGAAGATCCATTTGATTTTGAAAGGATGGAGGAGGTCGTAGAAAAGGTAATCAGGGCTAAAGATAGTAAAAGTAAGGTATTTATCTATGGCGATTATGATGTAGATGGTATAACAGCCTCTGTTTATCTGACTATTGTTTTTAATCTTATCGGGATAGAAACCTCATATTATATTCCAAATCGTATGGATGAGGGGTATGGTCTGAATAGGCAGGCAATAGATTATGTCAATGAAAGAAGTGGAAAGGTAATCATAACGGTAGATACAGGAATTAATTCAGTAGAAGATTTTGAATATGCAAAATCTCTAGGTATCGATGTTATAATTACCGATCATCATAAAATAATAAAAGATAAAAAAGAAAAACTTTTAGTAATTAACCCCAAATTAAGTAAAAATTACAGATTTAAATATCTATCTGGTGCTGGAGTAGCTTTTAAAGTAGCTTGTGCTGTATATAAAAAACTAGGTATGGATCCAAAAGCTCTATATGAACATTTGGACATAGTGATGATAGGAACTATAGCAGACGTAATGCCTTTAACGGATGAAAACAGAGTTATAGTGAAAAATGGGTTGATAGCTTTAAAAAATACTAAGATAAAGGGACTCAGGTCCCTGCTTAGATATTTGAAATTATCACCTAAAGATATAAGCACAACAGATATCAGCTTTTTTGTATCACCGTTATTAAATGCCTTGGGAAGGATTGGAAAATCAAGAACGGGAGCAGACTTCTTTTTAGAAGGGAATGACAGTGAACTTTATTCTATTATTGAGGATATGAAAAAATCCAACAATAAAAGACGTATTTTAGAGAGAAAAATTTTTAATGAGATTAACGATGAAGTGGAGAAGATAGAGGATAAAGATAGTTTGAAATATCTATTTTTAAAATCCCATGATTGGCATCCAGGTGTTATTGGAGTTGTAGCCAGCAGACTTTCTGTCAGGTACAACATTCCAGTTATCCTTATCTCGTTACAAAATAACTTTGGAAAGGCGTCTTGTAGAAGTGTAGCAGGGATAAATATATTTAATATATTAAATAATATGTCTGATACCTTGATTAGATTTGGAGGGCATGATTTAGCTGCTGGATTCATAGTAGCTAAAGATAAACTGGAAACAGTTGAAAAAGCTATTGCCAAAGGTATTGGAGAATCTACAAAAAAGTACAAAAAAGATATTATAAAGATAGATTATAACTATCCATTAGAGATGGTAGATGATAACTTTATAGGTGAACTTGCTAAGATTTCACCCTTTGGAGCAGCTAATCCATATCCACTATTTATAGACAGAGATCTAAAATTTGTCAGAGTGAAAAAATTTGGAGTTGAAGATAAACATTTTAAAACTTTTTTAGAAAAAAATGGGAAACTTTACTCTGCTGTAGGATTCAATCTGGCTCATAAGATCGATGAAGATAATTATATGGATAAAATCTATGAAATAGCATACTATCCAGAAAAAATTTGTTATAATAATAATAAAATTATTCAAATTAAAATAAAAGATATAAAAATAAAAGTGTAA
- the rbfA gene encoding 30S ribosome-binding factor RbfA has translation MRKQRLLGIEKQMTRIISTALFMEVKNPKIQGMVSVTKIEVTQDLRYADAYFSVLSVGDNKVDELMVLEGLNEIRKYLRKRVSEETNLRYVPEIRVFLDDTVARAIKISNLIDKVNN, from the coding sequence ATGAGAAAACAAAGATTATTAGGCATCGAAAAACAAATGACAAGAATAATATCTACAGCTTTATTCATGGAAGTTAAAAATCCAAAAATTCAAGGGATGGTATCGGTAACTAAGATAGAAGTTACTCAAGACCTAAGATATGCAGATGCATATTTTAGTGTTTTATCTGTTGGAGATAATAAAGTAGATGAACTTATGGTTTTAGAAGGGTTAAATGAGATCAGAAAATACTTAAGAAAAAGAGTATCGGAAGAAACTAACCTTAGATATGTACCTGAAATCAGAGTATTTTTAGATGATACAGTGGCTAGAGCGATAAAAATATCTAACTTAATTGATAAAGTTAACAATTAG
- the infB gene encoding translation initiation factor IF-2 codes for MRVHEIAKKYDKTSKEFLEILNELGIEGKKSVSGLNEDEVIKVEAYFNSNEGTAEETDKKSKKKKKKTTKVKEKKEKVVKEKKEKKKKGKRNEFTMNKAEEVEDEVIEEDGVKLIKIRGEITLGNFAEKLGINVSELIKKLFLKGQMLTINSVIDMDLAEELADDYDAMVEQEEVEEMAFGDKFNLEVGDKETDLVERAPIITIMGHVDHGKTSLLDAIREANVADGEAGGITQKIGAYQIVKDGKKISFVDTPGHEAFTEMRARGAQVTDIAILVVAADDGVMPQTVEAVAHAKSANVPIIIAVNKIDKDGADPSRVKNELMEHGLVPVEWGGDVEFIEISAKFKQNLEGILDTILITAEMLELKGNPKKRAKGVVMESRLDPKVGPIADVLVQEGTLKVGDIIVAGESYGKVRALLNDKGEKTEVASLSQPAEVIGFNTVPEAGDVMYVVQNEQHARRIVEEVEKDRKLNDQNKKKHISLEVLSQHMDDINLKELNLIIRADSKGSVQALKESLNKLSTSEVAVNIIQATSGAISESDIRLAEASNAIILGFNVRPTTKAMRDAEKAGVEIRTSSIIYQIVEDIEQALSGMLDPEYKEVYLGRIEIKKVFKVSKIGNIAGCYVEDGKIYADSKIRILRNGVMVYDGELASLKRYQDDAKEVIVGQECGLNIKNFNDIKEGDTVEAYKIDEIQRTLKDVK; via the coding sequence TATTAAACGAATTAGGTATAGAGGGAAAAAAGAGCGTTTCTGGATTAAATGAAGACGAAGTAATTAAGGTAGAGGCTTACTTCAATTCAAATGAAGGAACTGCAGAAGAAACAGATAAAAAAAGTAAGAAGAAAAAAAAGAAAACAACTAAGGTAAAAGAAAAGAAAGAAAAAGTAGTAAAAGAAAAGAAGGAAAAAAAGAAAAAAGGTAAAAGAAACGAATTTACTATGAATAAAGCAGAAGAAGTAGAAGATGAAGTTATCGAAGAAGATGGAGTAAAATTAATAAAGATAAGAGGTGAAATTACATTAGGTAACTTCGCTGAGAAATTAGGAATAAATGTTTCTGAACTTATCAAAAAGTTATTCTTAAAAGGACAAATGTTAACTATCAACAGTGTTATAGATATGGATTTAGCTGAAGAATTAGCTGATGATTATGATGCTATGGTAGAGCAAGAAGAAGTAGAAGAGATGGCATTTGGAGATAAATTTAACTTAGAAGTTGGAGATAAAGAAACTGACCTTGTAGAAAGAGCTCCAATCATAACTATCATGGGACATGTTGACCATGGAAAAACTTCATTATTAGACGCTATCAGAGAAGCTAATGTAGCAGATGGAGAAGCTGGTGGAATCACTCAAAAGATCGGTGCTTACCAAATAGTAAAAGACGGTAAAAAAATATCTTTCGTAGATACTCCAGGACATGAGGCGTTTACAGAAATGAGAGCAAGAGGAGCACAAGTTACAGATATAGCTATCTTAGTAGTAGCAGCAGACGATGGTGTAATGCCTCAAACTGTAGAAGCTGTAGCCCATGCAAAATCAGCTAATGTACCTATCATAATTGCAGTAAATAAGATAGATAAAGACGGAGCAGATCCATCTAGAGTTAAAAATGAATTAATGGAACATGGATTAGTACCAGTTGAGTGGGGTGGAGATGTAGAATTCATCGAAATTTCTGCTAAATTCAAACAAAACCTAGAAGGAATCTTAGATACTATATTAATTACAGCAGAGATGTTAGAATTAAAAGGTAATCCAAAGAAAAGAGCAAAAGGTGTAGTTATGGAATCTAGATTAGATCCAAAAGTAGGACCAATTGCTGACGTTTTAGTACAGGAAGGAACTCTTAAAGTTGGAGATATAATCGTAGCGGGAGAATCTTATGGAAAAGTAAGAGCATTACTTAACGATAAAGGTGAAAAAACAGAAGTTGCTTCACTTTCTCAACCAGCTGAAGTTATAGGATTCAATACAGTTCCAGAAGCTGGAGATGTAATGTATGTAGTTCAAAATGAACAACATGCTAGAAGAATCGTAGAAGAAGTAGAAAAAGATAGAAAATTAAACGACCAAAACAAGAAAAAACATATCTCTTTAGAAGTTTTATCTCAACATATGGATGATATTAACTTAAAAGAATTAAACCTTATTATAAGAGCAGACTCAAAAGGTTCTGTACAAGCTCTTAAGGAATCATTAAATAAATTATCTACATCAGAAGTAGCAGTAAATATCATCCAAGCTACATCTGGAGCAATATCTGAAAGTGACATTAGACTAGCAGAAGCATCTAATGCAATCATCTTAGGATTTAACGTAAGACCAACTACAAAAGCTATGAGAGATGCAGAAAAAGCTGGTGTAGAGATCAGAACTTCTAGTATCATCTATCAAATTGTAGAAGATATAGAGCAAGCTTTATCAGGAATGTTAGACCCTGAATATAAAGAAGTTTACTTAGGAAGAATCGAGATCAAAAAAGTATTTAAAGTATCTAAAATTGGAAACATAGCTGGTTGTTATGTAGAAGATGGAAAGATCTATGCTGATTCAAAGATCAGAATTCTTAGAAATGGTGTAATGGTATACGATGGAGAATTAGCTTCATTAAAGAGATATCAAGACGATGCTAAAGAAGTTATCGTAGGTCAAGAATGTGGATTAAATATCAAGAACTTTAATGATATTAAAGAGGGAGATACTGTAGAAGCATACAAGATCGATGAAATCCAAAGAACACTAAAAGATGTGAAATAA